A region from the Halomarina litorea genome encodes:
- a CDS encoding DUF7310 family coiled-coil domain-containing protein codes for MPDAPRTARSEPASPHYADAPDSALAARVAALERALTGDDDTGCGTPDPDTDAIEERLDRLEARVGDIDAALLAVRGYVGQVRHVNREVERMAEAALATAERAADRPHADADADAPRTAPLRAPNGDPVDADAAQTGVTEPPDADHDAEESTDDAVGLLSRVRGAL; via the coding sequence ATGCCCGACGCCCCCCGAACCGCGCGTTCCGAGCCCGCTTCTCCGCACTACGCCGACGCACCCGACAGCGCGCTCGCCGCCCGTGTCGCCGCCCTCGAACGGGCGCTGACCGGCGACGACGACACTGGATGCGGCACGCCTGACCCGGACACCGACGCCATTGAGGAACGACTAGACAGACTGGAGGCGCGCGTCGGCGACATCGACGCCGCCCTGCTGGCCGTCCGCGGGTACGTCGGGCAGGTCCGCCACGTCAACCGCGAGGTCGAACGCATGGCGGAGGCGGCGCTGGCGACGGCTGAGCGGGCGGCCGACCGTCCCCACGCGGACGCAGACGCCGATGCCCCGCGGACCGCTCCGCTCCGCGCCCCGAACGGCGACCCGGTCGACGCCGACGCCGCCCAAACCGGGGTGACCGAACCCCCCGACGCCGACCACGACGCCGAGGAGTCGACGGACGACGCGGTCGGTCTCCTCTCGCGGGTCCGCGGGGCGCTGTGA
- a CDS encoding DUF7311 family protein, with translation MLRVVLSVLLAAALVGASIPAVDEARTAAGDAAGERAAARLVDAAAALHDRSDPGGRRPLTLSLPERSWTADGVELRVETGGVRWRVREGEWSHRRASVPLVVPEGPVVVSGAATVELELALERRAGDPVVVVRRGFT, from the coding sequence GTGCTTCGGGTCGTCCTGAGCGTCCTCCTCGCCGCCGCCCTCGTCGGCGCCTCCATTCCCGCCGTCGACGAGGCGCGCACGGCCGCCGGGGACGCGGCGGGCGAGCGTGCCGCCGCCCGACTCGTCGACGCCGCCGCGGCCCTCCACGACCGGAGCGACCCCGGTGGCCGCCGTCCCCTGACGCTCTCGCTCCCCGAGCGCTCGTGGACCGCCGATGGCGTCGAACTGCGAGTCGAGACGGGCGGCGTCCGCTGGCGAGTCCGCGAGGGGGAGTGGTCACACCGCCGAGCGTCCGTCCCGCTGGTCGTGCCCGAGGGACCCGTCGTCGTGAGTGGCGCCGCGACGGTCGAACTCGAACTGGCCCTCGAACGCCGCGCGGGCGACCCGGTGGTCGTGGTCCGCCGAGGGTTTACGTAG
- a CDS encoding ATPase, T2SS/T4P/T4SS family, giving the protein MFGALGRLRGSTADCTCDVAFDGNRLVVDADDCPGEGRLEAAPDCRETVVRALTDRDADRVSTTANGVERAYEGDAAALLLAAGRFADRAAFHDESLAVRAQCDPLRAGRQAAGRSGPVARIAAETGLAEGAARAEGYEDGLRPFVGPTVADSRVAVRPPADARLADRRDLPNGTVVRVYERPGDELQTYHLVPPEHGLDAAALATLDAAHERLARGEMTGGERAPGRAVRAVAPSDAPVGTLAAVLEKHTRGNGVLDDCFADPECSDVFVTAPAAEGTLRVCVDDETMRTNVRLTDRGADTLASRYRRESGRSFSRASPTLDATTHAGDRRVRVAGVTRPVSDGVAFAFRARERAAWTLPALVGNGTVPPDAAALLSLAVERGAACLVAGGRGAGKTTLLGALCFELPAAVRTVAIEDTPELPVGALSRTGRDVQRLRATTGRDDAGGLTPTAALRTALRLGEGALVVGEVRGEEAPALFEAMRVGANERAVLGTVHGEGGTGVRDRTRELGVPASAFVATDLLVTCESTADGRRVAGVEEVFGSGGVGDDADGIRFAPLFERDGDGLAGTGRLARGDSRLAARLARPDESYADLLATLDARESWLRECVDAGDTDAAAVVDAHARRRAGDR; this is encoded by the coding sequence ATGTTCGGAGCACTGGGTCGACTGCGCGGGTCGACCGCCGACTGCACCTGCGATGTCGCGTTCGACGGCAACCGACTCGTCGTCGACGCGGACGACTGCCCCGGCGAGGGTCGACTGGAGGCGGCCCCCGACTGCCGCGAGACGGTCGTCCGGGCGCTGACCGACCGCGACGCCGACCGGGTCTCGACCACCGCGAACGGCGTCGAGCGCGCCTACGAGGGGGACGCCGCCGCACTCCTCCTCGCCGCCGGGCGGTTCGCCGACCGGGCCGCGTTCCACGACGAGTCGCTCGCCGTCCGCGCGCAGTGCGACCCGCTACGCGCGGGCCGACAGGCCGCGGGGCGCTCCGGTCCCGTGGCCCGAATCGCCGCCGAGACGGGCCTCGCGGAGGGGGCGGCCCGCGCCGAGGGGTACGAGGACGGCCTCCGCCCGTTTGTCGGGCCGACCGTCGCCGACTCCCGGGTCGCCGTCCGTCCGCCCGCGGACGCCCGCCTCGCCGACCGGCGGGACCTGCCGAACGGGACCGTCGTCCGGGTGTACGAGCGCCCCGGCGACGAACTCCAGACGTACCACCTCGTCCCGCCGGAACACGGCCTCGACGCGGCCGCGCTGGCGACGCTCGACGCCGCCCACGAGCGACTGGCCCGCGGCGAGATGACCGGGGGCGAACGCGCCCCCGGACGAGCGGTCCGTGCCGTCGCCCCGTCCGACGCACCCGTCGGGACGCTCGCGGCGGTCCTCGAAAAGCACACCCGCGGGAACGGCGTCCTCGACGACTGCTTCGCGGACCCGGAGTGCTCGGACGTGTTCGTCACCGCGCCCGCCGCCGAGGGGACCCTGCGGGTGTGCGTCGACGACGAGACGATGCGGACGAACGTGCGCCTGACCGACCGCGGGGCGGACACGCTCGCCTCGCGCTACCGCCGTGAGAGCGGGCGGTCGTTCTCGCGGGCGAGTCCGACGCTGGACGCGACGACGCACGCGGGCGACCGCAGAGTCAGGGTCGCCGGTGTCACCCGCCCCGTGAGCGACGGCGTCGCCTTCGCCTTCCGCGCCCGCGAGCGGGCGGCGTGGACGCTCCCCGCGCTCGTCGGCAACGGGACCGTCCCGCCGGACGCGGCGGCGCTCCTGTCGCTGGCCGTCGAACGTGGCGCGGCCTGCCTCGTCGCGGGCGGCCGGGGGGCAGGGAAGACCACCCTGCTCGGCGCGCTCTGCTTCGAACTCCCGGCCGCCGTCAGGACCGTCGCCATCGAGGACACGCCGGAACTCCCCGTCGGGGCGCTCTCTCGAACCGGGCGCGACGTCCAGCGCCTCCGGGCGACCACCGGGAGGGACGACGCGGGCGGCCTCACCCCCACCGCCGCGCTCCGGACCGCCCTCAGACTCGGGGAGGGAGCGCTCGTCGTCGGCGAGGTGCGCGGCGAGGAGGCCCCCGCCCTGTTCGAGGCGATGCGCGTCGGCGCGAACGAGAGGGCGGTGCTCGGGACGGTCCACGGCGAGGGCGGGACCGGCGTCCGCGACCGGACCAGGGAACTCGGCGTCCCGGCGAGCGCCTTCGTCGCGACCGACCTCCTCGTGACCTGCGAGAGCACCGCCGACGGCCGGCGGGTCGCGGGCGTCGAGGAGGTGTTCGGGTCGGGGGGCGTCGGGGACGATGCGGACGGCATCCGGTTCGCCCCGCTGTTCGAGCGGGACGGCGACGGCCTCGCCGGCACGGGTCGCCTCGCCCGCGGCGACAGTCGCCTCGCGGCCCGTCTCGCTCGGCCCGACGAGTCGTACGCCGACCTCCTCGCCACGCTCGACGCCCGCGAGTCGTGGCTCCGCGAGTGCGTGGACGCGGGCGACACCGACGCGGCCGCCGTCGTCGACGCGCACGCCCGGCGACGGGCGGGAGACCGATGA